The Octadecabacter arcticus 238 genomic sequence GGCTGATCGTGGCCCCGGGCTTTCTTGATCTGCACGCGCACGGGCAGTCCGTGGCCGCCGACCGGATGCAGGCGTTTGACGGGGTGACCACGACCCTTGAGCTTGAGGTGGGCGCGCTGCCTGTCGCGGGCTGGTACGACCGACAGGCAGAAATTCCCCGGGTGCTGAACTATGGCACAGCTGCGGCGTGGATCTTTGGCCGCAAGGCGGTGATCGGCGATATCCAGCTGGACCCCGAAGTGCATCCAATCGACCAGATGGGCGCCGGGGCCTATGACATGCGCTGGTCAACCGAGGCCGCGACGTCGGAACAGACCGCCCGGATCGTCGGTCTTGTGCGGCAGGGGCTGGACGACGGGGCCATCGGAATCGGCCTGCCCAATGGCTATGCCCCCGGTGCCGGCGTCAAGGAAATGGCGGATATATGCGATCTGGCCTTTGACTACGGCACACCGACCTTCACCCATATTGCCTATCTCAGCAACATCGACCCGCAAAGCTCGGTTGACAGCTATGTCCGGCTGATCGGATTGGCCGGGGCGACGGGCGCGCACATGCACATCTGCCATCTGAACTCGACCTCGCTGATGGACATCGAACGGGTGGTGGAACTGGTGGCCAAGGCACAGGACCAAGGCTTGCCGGTCACGACCGAGGCCTACCCCTACGGCACCGGGGCCACCGTTGTCAGCGCAGGTTTCTTCATGGACCCAAACTTTGTCGAACGCACCGGCAGCGCGTATTCGAACATCGAACTAGTCCACAACCACCACCGCTTTACCGGGCGCGAGGACATGAAATCCGCGCGCGAGAAATCACCGACCGATCTTGTGATGTGGCACTACCTGGATGTCGAGGTGAACGATAATCACCGCCGCCTGCTGGATCTGTCGGTGACGTATCCCGGCGGCTCGATCGCGTCCGACGCGATGCCGTGGACCGACACCGACGGCAGCATTTACGAAGGTCTAGAATGGCCCCTGCCCGACCGGCTGTCGGCGCATCCGCGCTCGTCGGGTACGTTCACCCGTTTCCTGCGTGACCACGTGCGCGAGCGCAAAACGATGCCCTTGATGGACGCGCTGGCGAAATGCACAATCCTGCCCGGTCGGGTGATCGAGAGCTGCGCGCCGCAGATCGCCAGGAAAGTGCGCTTGCAGGAAGGCTGCGATGCGGATGTGGTTGTCTTTGATCTGGAGACGCTTAGCGACATGGCCGATTTTGTGGCCATGAGTCGTCCGTCGCAAGGGGTGAGGCACTTGTTGGTGGGGGGCGTGCCGGTGATCGCGGACGGGCAACTGGACACCAGTGCCGCGCCTGGCCGCCCGATCCGCCGCACATCGGGATGAGCGTTCCGATCCTGCTGATCACCGGGTTCCTGGGCGCGGGCAAGACAACGCTGATCAACCGCCTGCTTGGCGCTGATCATGGACGCCGGATTGCCGCCATCGTCAATGATTTCGGTGCGATCAACATTGATGCGGACATCCTGAGCGGAAGCGCCGAAGGCATCATCGGGCTCAAGAATGGCTGCATCTGCTGTTCTCTTCAGGGCGACCTGTTGCGCACGATCAAACTGCTTTTAACCCAGGATCCGGTCCCCGAACTGATCGTGATCGAGGCCAGCGGTGTGGCCGATCCCGCAGGTATCGTGCAATCACTGATGGACCCGGTGATCGGGCTTCAGGCCAGCCTTGGCAGCATCGTCTGCGTGGTTGATGCTCCCGATGCCGCGACGCGCGGCGCTGATCCGCTGTGGCAGGCGCAGGTGCGCGCGGCCGACATGATCTGCCTGTCCAAGACCGGCGAGACGGACCCGGACGCGCTGGTCAGTCTACAGACCCGCCTGGCCGTTGAACAGCGACGGTATGGTTTCGACATGGATGCGCCCTTGCCACTTGCCGTTCTGCTTGAGGCGGGACCGACGGCGGACCGGCCACGAGACACCATCCGCGCGCCGCTGCGCGACGACCGTTTTGTTCATCTTGAATGGACACACTCGGGGGCGGTGGACATGCGCGCGTTCCAGGATCTGATTGGGCATTTGGCCCCGGATCTGCTCCGCGCCAAGGGGTTCCTGACATTTCAGGGACGCACGGGTTGCATGCTGTTTCAGTTGGCCGGACAACGCGCGACGCTGGCCCCTGCGCAGGATCCGCACAGGACCGGCTGCGCGCTTGTGCTGATCGGGGAACACGGCACCTTCGATCCCGACGCGGCGCACGCAGATCTGGATCGACTTAGCCCGGATAATTCATAAAGCTGAAATCTTCTGTTCAGGCGGTCGGCTTCCGGGGTCTCGGGTTTGTCGGGCGTTGTTGCATGGAGCATGAAGGGGTCGGAACGCGCCCTACCCGAGACAGATTTCAGGCGGTGAGTTGGAAGTTGGAGCGGCCAAGTTCGGTCATCCGGTTAAGGATCCGGACGCCAATCTTGGCCTCTGTTTTCTGATTTCCAAAGTTGCGCGTCTGGAGCTTGGGCCCGACGACGGCCTTCCAACGGCCGATCCGCTGCCCGGCAGTGCATGCGTAGCATGCATGAGAGCCGTGTTGCATGGATGTGGCGAAGTCCGAGATTGCCCTTACCCATAATTCAGGTCATGCAACAGCCTCGTACTTGGCACAGCCAAGCCCGTTCATTTTGTTGAGAATGTTAGTCCCAATCCTGACTTCAGTTTTTTGGTTCGGAAAGTTTCGAGCTTTCAGTTTGGGGCCGATGACCATCTTCCAGCGGCCTATTTGTGCTTCGCCTCGGCTCCGGTGATTGTAGCCGCTGCTAACTTGCCATGCCAGGCGCCCTTTGTCTCGAATCTCCACGATGTGTTTATCTCGGGGCGTTGGATCACGGGCAGAATCGAGGCTGAGAACGGCCGTGATCGGAGGCGGGATTACAATCTCTATCGCTTCACCAAAACGGTCCACAAGCAGATCGCTGGTAGGATCGCCATCATAGGCGCCATCCGCCAAAAAGCGGCTAACAGGAGCGTCAATTTGATCGAGAAGTTCGGGCAAAGCAGTTGGGTCGCCCACGTCGTCTTTTGTCAAATCGGAGCAAACGATATCTCCAGTTGTGATATCCAGTCCAAGATGCAGCTTGCGCCACGACTTACGTTTGGCCTTTGTTTTATGCTTATTCTGCAACCATTCGCCTTCGCCAAATATCTTCAGACCCAAACTATCCACAACTAATTCGATTGGGCCGGCCCTTTGGGCTTTGGATTTTTCTGGTATGCTGAGCCCTGCACCTCTCCGCGAGAGGGTCGAGAAATCCGGAATGGGAACATCCAGCCCCATAAGCCACGCCAAACTGCCGACCAACCTTTGCGTCTGCCGCAAACGTTGTTTGAAAACCATACCCAGCGTCAGAAATACTGATATGGCCATATCATAGTATGTGGGTTGGCCGCCTGGCGCCTGACGTTTATCGGCAAGCCACTTATCTGCAACCTCAGGGCTCAACCAAATTGTCACATCACCGCGCTGACGCAGGCCTTGATTGTACACTCGCCAGTTGGTGACCTTCTGTCGCTTCTTTTCAAACTTGTGGCGGCGGGAAGCGTTGAATTTGTGCGGCATCATTAATATCCAAGTCGTTAGCAAGCTGGGTGTATAGCAGACCCGCTGGGGTCCATGCAACAACGCCCCTGTACATACTCACGCCGCCCCGCCTTGATCATTCGGGCTTCCATCAAGCGGCGCAGGGTCGCAAATTCGTCCGGCAAGTCCCAGCCCGCCAAAGGGGCGGCTTGATCCAATGCGCCCGCCTTCTGCTCCAGCAGGGGCAAGTAGTGGATCGGGTCAAAGACCATGTCTTCGCGGTCCCAGCACCTTGGGTGGCGGGAAATGACGTCGCCACCACAGCCAATCACAACCTGATCGACATAGCCGCGTAGCCAGACGTCACGATGGCCATAGGCAACCGGAACGGAATAATCGTTGGTTTTATAGCGCACCAATGCTTGCGAGTTCACTTGGCCGCTGGCCTGATCACAGGCATCGAACGGAGATGCTGGCAGATCCATCATGGCCTCAAGATCGCGGGCCAAGCGTTGCCCGATGCTGTCGCTATGCCCGCGCAAGACATCGTTCTGGCGCTTGCGGCATTGCTCTTCCAGCCAAAGATTGAATGCCTCCCACGTGGCAAAATGAGGGATGGGCACCATGAAGTTGCGCCGGGCATATCCGACCAGACCCTCAACGGCGCCTTTATCGTTGCCCTTGCCCGGGCGACCATAACGATCCTGGATGAAGTAATGCGACAGAAACCCGCTGAACAGTTTGGTCCGCTTGCGTGAACCGTCTGGCAGGATCTTCGCAACAAGGCACCGGTCGTTGTCGTAGAGAACCGACTGCGGCACCCGCCCGAAGAAGGCAAAGGCATGGACATGGCCATCAACCCAGGCCTCGGAGACCGCTGCAGGATAAGCACGCACAAAGCATGCGTCGCTGTAGGGCAGATCCAGTGCAAAGAAATGTGCCTTCTGCTCCACACCGCCGATCACGACCATCGCTTCGCCAAAATCCGCCTGAGCGTGGCCAGGCGCATGTGCCAGTGGGACAAACATCTCTCGATGGTGGCGGCCATGTTCCCGGACATAGTTCTTGACCGTGGTTTGCCCGCCTCGAAATTGATGCTCGTCCCGCAGACGTTCAAAAATGCGCTTGGCCGTGTGACGTTGCTTACGGTTCCGGCTGAGATCGTCTTGCAGCCATTGATCAATGAAGCCGGTAAAGCCATCAAGCTTGGGCCGCTTGATCTTCGCAGTTCGTTGATATCCGGGCGGAACCGAAAAGCTCATCATCTTCTTCACGCTCGCGCGCGATATCCCAAAATGAACGGCTGCTGCTCGTTCGCTCATGCCACCTCGACGTGCGAGGCG encodes the following:
- a CDS encoding CobW family GTP-binding protein, whose product is MSVPILLITGFLGAGKTTLINRLLGADHGRRIAAIVNDFGAINIDADILSGSAEGIIGLKNGCICCSLQGDLLRTIKLLLTQDPVPELIVIEASGVADPAGIVQSLMDPVIGLQASLGSIVCVVDAPDAATRGADPLWQAQVRAADMICLSKTGETDPDALVSLQTRLAVEQRRYGFDMDAPLPLAVLLEAGPTADRPRDTIRAPLRDDRFVHLEWTHSGAVDMRAFQDLIGHLAPDLLRAKGFLTFQGRTGCMLFQLAGQRATLAPAQDPHRTGCALVLIGEHGTFDPDAAHADLDRLSPDNS
- a CDS encoding IS5 family transposase, with translation MMPHKFNASRRHKFEKKRQKVTNWRVYNQGLRQRGDVTIWLSPEVADKWLADKRQAPGGQPTYYDMAISVFLTLGMVFKQRLRQTQRLVGSLAWLMGLDVPIPDFSTLSRRGAGLSIPEKSKAQRAGPIELVVDSLGLKIFGEGEWLQNKHKTKAKRKSWRKLHLGLDITTGDIVCSDLTKDDVGDPTALPELLDQIDAPVSRFLADGAYDGDPTSDLLVDRFGEAIEIVIPPPITAVLSLDSARDPTPRDKHIVEIRDKGRLAWQVSSGYNHRSRGEAQIGRWKMVIGPKLKARNFPNQKTEVRIGTNILNKMNGLGCAKYEAVA
- a CDS encoding amidohydrolase family protein; its protein translation is MPQAFDIIIRGGRVMDPETGFDSICDVAITGDIIIRIGKIDGSAGHEIDATGLIVAPGFLDLHAHGQSVAADRMQAFDGVTTTLELEVGALPVAGWYDRQAEIPRVLNYGTAAAWIFGRKAVIGDIQLDPEVHPIDQMGAGAYDMRWSTEAATSEQTARIVGLVRQGLDDGAIGIGLPNGYAPGAGVKEMADICDLAFDYGTPTFTHIAYLSNIDPQSSVDSYVRLIGLAGATGAHMHICHLNSTSLMDIERVVELVAKAQDQGLPVTTEAYPYGTGATVVSAGFFMDPNFVERTGSAYSNIELVHNHHRFTGREDMKSAREKSPTDLVMWHYLDVEVNDNHRRLLDLSVTYPGGSIASDAMPWTDTDGSIYEGLEWPLPDRLSAHPRSSGTFTRFLRDHVRERKTMPLMDALAKCTILPGRVIESCAPQIARKVRLQEGCDADVVVFDLETLSDMADFVAMSRPSQGVRHLLVGGVPVIADGQLDTSAAPGRPIRRTSG